Proteins co-encoded in one Thamnophis elegans isolate rThaEle1 chromosome 1, rThaEle1.pri, whole genome shotgun sequence genomic window:
- the TRAF6 gene encoding TNF receptor-associated factor 6 codes for MSLLHSSTSFEINDQQSDCCAAMASACSAGTKEESFTAPISNGTGGTLSNSFMEETQGYDVEFDPPLESKYECPICLMALREAVQTPCGHRFCKACIVKSLRDAGHKCPIDNEMLLENQLFPDNFAKREILSLKVKCPNKGCSQKMELRHLEDHQLHCGFASEKCSQCQGIFLKNQLQEHIQLECPRRQIACPNCAMCMPYEEKMVHDEICLLANVFCEYCNTLLIREQLPNHYDNDCPTAPVPCTFSAFGCLEKMQRNDLARHMQEFTQVHMRMMAQTLRSVSVTTPTSTNFSGTLPFDPSLFSQGMPPSCECSPEVQNFKETIQQLEGRLVRQDHQIRELIAKMETQHSQMGDLKRTIRTLEEKLADLEAQQCNGIFLWKIENFSVYLKAQEEERPVVIHSPGFYTGKPGYKLCLRLHIQLPSAQRCANYISLFVHTMQGDYDSHLPWPFQGTIRLSILDQSEGSPRHNHEEVMDTKPELLAFQRPMVHRNPKGFGYVTFMQVQALKQRTYIKDDSLLVRCEVLTRLDLTSLRREGFQPRSTDGTS; via the exons ATGAGTCTACTACATAGTAGCACAAGTTTTGAAATCAATGATCAACAGAGTGACTGCTGTGCAGCCATGGCCAGTGCTTGCAGTGCTGGGACCAAGGAGGAAAGCTTCACTGCCCCCATCAGCAATGGTACTGGTGGGACACTTTCAAACTCTTTCATGGAGGAAACCCAAGGCTATGATGTGGAGTTTGACCCACCACTGGAAAGTAAATATGAATGTCCTATCTGTTTAATGGCTCTACGGGAAGCAGTACAGACGCCATGTGGACATCGTTTTTGCAAAGCTTGCATTGTCAAATCCTTAAG agatGCAGGTCATAAATGTCCAATAGACAATGAAATGTTACTAGAAAATCAACTCTTCCCTGATAACTTTGCAAAACGTGAAATCCTCTCACTGAAAGTGAAATGTCCCAACAAAGGCTGCAGTCAAAAGATGGAGCTAAGGCACTTAGAG GACCATCAGCTACATTGTGGATTCGCATCAGAAAAATGTTCTCAATGTCAAGGAATTTTCCTGAAGAACCAGTTGCAAGAACATATTCAGCTAGAATGTCCACGGCGGCAAATTGCTTGTCCAAATTGTGCCATGTGTATGCCTTATGAAGAAAAAATG GTTCATGATGAAATATGCCTTTTGGCAAATGTCTTCTGTGAATATTGTAATACATTGCTAATCAGAGAACAG ctGCCTAATCATTACGATAATGACTGCCCTACTGCTCCAGTACCATGTACCTTTAGTGCATTTGGATGTCTAGAAAAg ATGCAGAGAAATGATTTGGCACGCCACATGCAAGAATTTACTCAGGTTCATATGAGAATGATGGCTCAGACTCTTCGGAGCGTTAGTGTTACTACTCCAACTTCCACGAATTTTTCTGGAACTTTACCCTTTGACCCATCACTCTTCTCTCAAGGCATGCCACCCTCGTGTGAGTGTAGTCCAGAGGTCCAGAACTTCAAGGAGACTATTCAGCAACTGGAAGGTCGCTTGGTAAGACAAGATCACCAAATTAGAGAACTCATTGCAAAAATGGAGACACAACACTCCCAGATGGGAGATCTCAAACGCACCATCCGAACTCTAGAGGAAAAACTTGCTGACCTTGAAGCCCAACAATGTAATGGTATTTTCCTGTGGAAAATTGAAAATTTCAGTGTGTACCTAAAAGCCCAGGAGGAAGAAAGACCAGTTGTGATCCATAGTCCAGGTTTCTACACAGGGAAACCAGGATATAAACTTTGCTTGCGTCTGCATATCCAGTTACCAAGCGCTCAACGTTGTGCTAATTACATTTCTCTTTTTGTTCACACCATGCAAGGGGACTATGACAGTCATCTCCCTTGGCCTTTCCAAGGCACCATACGTCTATCAATTTTGGATCAGTCTGAAGGATCTCCAAGACACAACCATGAAGAAGTAATGGATACTAAGCCTGAGTTGCTAGCCTTCCAACGTCCTATGGTCCATCGCAACCCAAAGGGCTTTGGATATGTAACTTTTATGCAGGTGCAAGCCCTAAAACAAAGAACATACATAAAAGATGATAGTCTCTTGGTACGGTGTGAAGTTTTAACACGTTTGGACTTAACCAGTCTCCGAAGGGAAGGTTTTCAGCCTCGTAGTACAGATGGAACATCATAG